The DNA segment TCATCATGTCAGACGGCAGTTACCGCCACAGCGTGATGTACTCGATTCTGGATTCCGAATGGCCAGAGGTGAAACGGAAGCTGGAGGAGCGGGTTTATGCCGGAGGCCGAGGGCTGAGGGCCGAGGGCTGAGGGCCGAGGGCAAAACCATCTTATTTCTGCCACACCTCAAGCAGGCTTGCCATCGCCTCCATGGAATGCGCTCCAGTGGCCACCTCAACAGCGGTGTCCTCCAGGGTTTTGCTGGTCTGGATTTTGATTCCGTGCATCTGCAGGAACACCAGGGCGGTGGTCAGGGCGGTGCGTTTGTTGCCATCAATGAACGGATGGTTGCGGGCCAGAAAATACCAGTAAGCCGCAGCTTTCTGGAACAGGCCCACATACCGCTCCTCTCCAAAAGCGCTCAGGAAAGGCTGGGCCAGTGCAGACTCCAGCAGCCCCTGATCCCGCACACCGGAAGAACCCCCAAAGTGCTTGATGTTGAGGTCATGCAGGTGCAACACCTGATCCAGGCTCAGGGGGATCATCGTTCCGCCAGGTTTTTCAGAAGGTCATGATGCTCAGAGAACACCTGCTGCAAAGCATCTTCAAAAAGCTGAATTCTGGGAAGGACCAGCAAACCTTCCTCGGTCACCTGCAAAGTCACCTCTTCCA comes from the Deinococcus roseus genome and includes:
- a CDS encoding type II toxin-antitoxin system death-on-curing family toxin produces the protein MIPLSLDQVLHLHDLNIKHFGGSSGVRDQGLLESALAQPFLSAFGEERYVGLFQKAAAYWYFLARNHPFIDGNKRTALTTALVFLQMHGIKIQTSKTLEDTAVEVATGAHSMEAMASLLEVWQK